A stretch of the Hippoglossus hippoglossus isolate fHipHip1 chromosome 1, fHipHip1.pri, whole genome shotgun sequence genome encodes the following:
- the papss1 gene encoding bifunctional 3'-phosphoadenosine 5'-phosphosulfate synthase 1 → MDTYGNTNKKPKLNNASEGWGMQRATNVTYQAHHVSRNKRGQVVGTRGGFRGCTVWLTGLSGAGKTTVSMALEEYLVCHGIPCYSLDGDNIRQGLNKNLGFSPEDREENIRRIAEVARLFADAGLVCIASFISPYNRDRVNARKIHEAAGLPFFEAFVDAPLDVCEQRDVKGLYKRARAGEIRGFTGIDSEYEKPEAPELVLKTDSCSVNECIQQLIDLLQERDIVPVDASYEVKELYVQENKLDLAKADAETLPAVQISKLDMQWVQVLAEGWATPLNGFMREREFLQCLHFDCLLDGGVINLSVPVVLPVATADKERLDGVTAMALVYGGRRVAILRNPEFYEHRKEERCARQWGTTCKDHPYIKMVMEGGDWLVGGDLQVLDKIYWNDGLDKYRLTPTELKQKFKEMNADAVFAFQLRNPVHNGHALLMQDTHKRLIERGYRRPVLLLHPLGGWTKDDDVPLPWRMKQHAAVLEEGVLNPDSTIVAIFPSPMMYAGPTEVQWHCRSRMVAGANFYIVGRDPAGMPHPDTGKDLYEPSHGAKVLTMAPGLITLEIVPFKVAAYNKVKRAMDFYDPENHQDYDFISGTRMRKMAREGENPPDGFMAPKAWAVLKEYYKSLEKA, encoded by the exons ATGGACACGTACGGTAACACCAACAAGAAGCCGAAGCTGAACAACGCCTCTGAGGGCTGG ggAATGCAACGTGCAACTAATGTCACCTATCAAGCTCATCATGTGAGCCGAAACAAGCGCGGGCAGGTTGTGGGAACAAGAGGAGGGTTCAGAGGATGCACTGTTTGGTTGACTG GTTTGTCTGGTGCCGGGAAGACCACAGTGAGCATGGCTCTGGAGGAGTACCTGGTGTGTCACGGCATTCCCTGCTACAGCCTTGACGGGGACAACATCCGTCAAGGGCTGAACAAGAACCTGGGTTTCAGCCCAGAGGACCGGGAAGAGAACATTCGACGCATTGCTGAGGTGGCCCGGCTTTTTGCTGATGCTGGGCTGGTCTGCATTGCCAGCTTCATCTCTCCCTACAACAGG GATCGCGTCAATGCGAGGAAGATCCATGAGGCTGCAGGGCTGCCTTTCTTTGAGGCGTTTGTGGACGCTCCACTGGACGTCTGTGAGCAGAGGGACGTGAAGGGACTGTACAAGAGAGCTAGAGCGGGCGAAATAAGAG GTTTCACTGGAATTGACTCAGAGTACGAGAAACCAGAGGCTCCAGAGCTGGTGCTGAAGACCGACTCCTGCAGTGTGAACGAGTGCATTCAACAGCTGATTGACCTGCTTCAGGAGAGG GACATAGTTCCTGTCGATGCATCTTATGAAGTGAAGGAGCTGTACGTTCAGGAGAACAAACTGGACCTGGCTAAGGCTGATGCAGAGACTCTGCCTGCTGTGCAGATCAGCAAG CTGGACATGCAGTGGGTGCAGGTGCTGGCTGAAGGCTGGGCCACTCCTCTGAATGGTTttatgagggagagagaattcTTACAGTGTCTCCATTTTGACTGTCTGCTGGATG GTGGCGTCATCAACCTGTCAGTGCCTGTGGTGCTGCCAGTGGCTACCGCAGATAAAGAGCGTTTGGATGGCGTGACGGCCATGGCCCTGGTCTATGGAGGCAGGCGAGTTGCCATCCTTCGCAACCCCGAGTTTTATGAACACCGCAAAGAAGAGCGCTGTGCTCGACAGTGGGGCACCACTTGCAAGGACCACCCCTACATCAAG atggtgatggagggcGGGGACTGGCTGGTCGGCGGAGACCTGCAGGTTCTGGACAAGATCTACTGGAACGACGGACTCGACAAATACCGGCTGACACCCACTGAGCTCAAACAGAAgtttaaagaaatgaatgcaG aTGCTGTATTTGCCTTCCAGCTCCGCAACCCGGTCCACAATGGCCACGCTCTTCTGATGCAGGACACACATAAGCGTCTCATTGAGCGAGGCTACCGCCGACCCGTGCTGCTGCTCCATCCACTGGGAGGGTGGACTAAGGACGACGATGTGCCGCTGCCTTGGCGAATGAAGCAGCATGCTGCCGTGCTGGAGGAGGGCGTCCTGAATCCAGACTCCACCATCGTTGCCATCTTTCCTTCACCCATGATGTATGCCGGGCCAACTGAG GTTCAGTGGCACTGCAGATCTCGAATGGTAGCCGGTGCCAATTTCTACATCGTTGGCCGTGACCCTGCAGGGATGCCCCACCCTGACACGGGGAAGGACCTGTACGAACCCTCTCACGGGGCCAAGGTCCTCACCATGGCTCCCGGCCTCATCACCCTGGAGATCGTCCCCTTCAAGGTTGCTGCTTACAACAAGGTCAAAAGAGCGATGGACTTTTATGACCCTGAGAA CCACCAAGACTATGATTTCATCTCAGGTACACGTATGCGGAAGATGGCTCGCGAGGGAGAGAATCCCCCAGATGGCTTCATGGCGCCAAAGGCCTGGGCCGTGTTGAAAGAGTACTACAAGTCACTGGAGAAGGCTTAA